Proteins found in one Geomonas subterranea genomic segment:
- a CDS encoding DUF2127 domain-containing protein — MAVRGKAKRGGLRVVAVFEALKGAVVLLAGCGVLALVHKDLHHIAVRLVLVLHMNPARHYPGIFIDAANRVTDLQLWMLAASALTFAAVRLAEAYGLWHEKRWAEWFGFLSGAIYLPVEVIEIFRKPDWARVTVFLVNVGVVGYLAWALKRSSKSRR; from the coding sequence ATGGCGGTGAGGGGGAAGGCAAAGCGGGGCGGGCTGCGCGTGGTGGCGGTCTTCGAGGCGTTGAAGGGGGCCGTGGTCCTTCTGGCCGGCTGCGGCGTGCTGGCGCTGGTGCACAAGGACCTGCACCACATCGCGGTGCGGCTGGTGCTGGTCCTGCACATGAACCCGGCGCGCCACTATCCGGGCATCTTTATCGACGCCGCCAACCGCGTTACCGACCTGCAGCTCTGGATGCTTGCGGCTTCCGCGCTCACCTTCGCGGCGGTCCGGCTGGCGGAAGCATACGGGCTGTGGCATGAGAAACGATGGGCGGAATGGTTCGGCTTCCTCTCCGGAGCGATCTACCTCCCCGTCGAAGTCATCGAGATCTTCCGCAAACCGGACTGGGCCCGCGTCACGGTTTTCCTGGTCAACGTCGGCGTGGTCGGTTACCTCGCCTGGGCCCTCAAGCGCTCCTCGAAGTCCCGCCGCTAG
- a CDS encoding DMT family protein, which translates to MRTIVLLILSNVFMTFAWYAHLKDLRSAPLYVAVLASWGIALFEYMLQVPANRAGFGTFNLGQLKIMQEVITLSVFVPFAVFYMGQPLKLDYLWAGLCMAGAVFFIFRG; encoded by the coding sequence ATGAGAACTATCGTACTTTTGATCCTTTCCAACGTCTTCATGACCTTCGCCTGGTATGCGCACCTCAAAGACCTGCGCAGTGCGCCGCTCTACGTGGCAGTCCTCGCCAGCTGGGGCATCGCCCTGTTCGAGTACATGCTCCAGGTGCCGGCGAACCGCGCCGGCTTCGGAACATTTAACCTGGGACAATTAAAGATCATGCAGGAAGTGATCACCCTTTCGGTCTTCGTCCCGTTCGCCGTGTTCTACATGGGGCAACCGCTCAAGCTCGACTATCTCTGGGCGGGGCTCTGCATGGCGGGGGCCGTCTTTTTCATCTTTCGCGGATAA